Proteins co-encoded in one Candidatus Nitrosacidococcus tergens genomic window:
- a CDS encoding COG4315 family predicted lipoprotein: MRNSIALDLKSVIALILFLAWGTVVQALSTAEKSPYGTYLIDMNGGNSLYISQADKQGKASNCYGECLKTWMPITTQAKVEDDVDHSLLGSIQYTKHGMWVVYGTDASPKSNEKINTALLGTIQRKDGLTQITYNGWPLYYYADDLGPYDTYGQNKESFGTKWHLMNPSGKAVGASVTASNSLINK, translated from the coding sequence ATGAGAAACTCAATCGCTCTTGATTTAAAAAGCGTTATAGCTTTAATTCTATTCCTTGCTTGGGGGACGGTGGTACAAGCATTATCCACAGCTGAGAAATCTCCTTATGGTACTTATCTCATTGATATGAATGGAGGAAATAGTTTATATATTTCCCAAGCAGATAAGCAGGGAAAAGCAAGTAATTGCTATGGAGAATGTTTAAAAACTTGGATGCCGATTACTACTCAAGCTAAAGTAGAAGATGATGTTGATCACTCTCTTCTAGGGAGCATTCAGTATACAAAACACGGTATGTGGGTTGTCTATGGCACAGATGCTAGCCCTAAATCAAACGAGAAAATTAATACCGCTCTATTAGGTACTATTCAACGTAAAGATGGGCTCACTCAAATCACTTATAATGGTTGGCCTCTTTATTATTATGCAGATGATTTAGGCCCTTATGATACTTACGGGCAAAATAAAGAGAGTTTCGGCACTAAATGGCATTTAATGAATCCTAGCGGTAAAGCTGTAGGAGCTTCTGTAACTGCCTCTAATTCACTAATCAATAAATAG
- a CDS encoding DUF302 domain-containing protein, whose translation MNEKGLITLTSQFSLEKTMNYIETLLKKEGFHIFTIIDHSINAKKHGRNLNPTQLIIFGNPKTGGTGLMQENQTIGIDLPAKILVWSDNKGTTHITYNDMQWIANRHYLTDKNRDAINELNKKISEICTKVSQYITENQ comes from the coding sequence ATGAATGAAAAAGGGCTTATTACTCTAACTAGCCAATTCTCTCTCGAAAAAACCATGAATTATATTGAAACTCTTCTAAAAAAAGAGGGGTTTCATATCTTTACTATTATTGATCATAGTATAAATGCTAAAAAACATGGGCGAAATCTTAATCCTACTCAGCTTATTATTTTCGGAAACCCAAAAACAGGTGGTACGGGATTAATGCAAGAAAACCAAACTATTGGTATTGATTTGCCAGCAAAAATTTTAGTTTGGAGTGATAATAAAGGCACTACGCATATTACTTACAACGATATGCAATGGATAGCAAATCGACACTATCTGACAGATAAAAATAGAGATGCTATTAACGAGTTAAATAAAAAAATCTCTGAAATTTGTACTAAAGTATCTCAGTATATAACTGAAAATCAATAA
- a CDS encoding COG4315 family predicted lipoprotein: MKNPVTYSVQGAIAFILFFGWGSVQALSTAEKSPYGTYLTDINGGNSLYISQADEQGKASHCYRRCNKVWRPVISIGSNDQINSSFLGLNSYFLSNIQYGKDEVMHIAYDHNALPIADKKVNKFLLGTIIREDGLVQITYNGWPLYYYLNDFGPNDTHGQGRISLGSKWALITPEGKAINTPTTTFARY; encoded by the coding sequence ATGAAAAATCCTGTTACTTATAGTGTTCAAGGTGCTATAGCATTTATCTTATTTTTTGGTTGGGGGTCAGTACAAGCTTTATCTACCGCTGAGAAGTCCCCATATGGCACTTACCTTACTGATATAAATGGAGGAAATAGTTTATATATTTCCCAAGCAGATGAACAAGGTAAAGCAAGTCATTGTTATAGAAGGTGTAATAAAGTTTGGAGACCCGTCATTAGTATTGGATCAAATGATCAAATCAATAGTTCTTTTTTAGGTCTAAACAGTTATTTTCTAAGTAATATTCAATATGGTAAGGATGAGGTAATGCATATCGCCTATGATCACAACGCACTTCCTATAGCCGATAAAAAAGTAAACAAATTTTTGCTGGGTACCATTATACGTGAGGATGGGTTAGTACAAATAACCTATAATGGCTGGCCTCTATATTATTATTTAAATGATTTTGGTCCTAATGATACTCATGGGCAAGGTAGAATCAGTTTAGGTTCTAAATGGGCTTTAATAACCCCTGAAGGTAAGGCTATAAACACCCCGACAACTACTTTTGCTCGTTATTAG
- a CDS encoding site-specific DNA-methyltransferase, which yields MMDSLLPINTIIQGNCIEVLKTLPEKSIDLIFADPPYNLQLQNELFRPNQTQVEGVTDSWDQFNSFAEYDTFTKNWLNECRRILKNQGTLWVIGSYHNIFRVGTHLMDLGYWILNDVIWHKTNPMPNFRGTRFQNATETLIWAKKYEHQKKYTFNYQGMKNFNEEKQMPNVWHIPLCTGAERIKINGKKAHSTQKPEALLYRVILSSSNPDDIILDPFFGSGTTGAVARKLQRHYIGIELEADYIEIAQNRISRISESLLSDSVLITPSKRTAPRISIAQLIEAQYLQIGQVLFSKNRQIKATIKADSHLLWGEISGSIHQIAAVAQGQTAFNGWDYWYYEDTHHKLISVDLLREKYRKAQGLL from the coding sequence ATGATGGATAGCTTGTTGCCTATAAATACTATTATTCAGGGAAATTGTATTGAAGTACTCAAAACTCTTCCTGAAAAATCTATCGATCTTATTTTCGCTGACCCCCCCTATAACCTGCAGCTTCAAAATGAATTATTTCGACCTAACCAAACTCAAGTAGAAGGCGTTACGGATTCTTGGGATCAATTCAATAGCTTTGCTGAGTACGATACTTTCACTAAAAACTGGCTAAATGAATGCCGACGGATACTAAAAAATCAGGGTACTCTTTGGGTCATTGGCTCTTATCATAATATTTTTCGAGTGGGTACTCATCTCATGGATTTAGGTTATTGGATTTTAAATGATGTAATTTGGCATAAAACTAATCCTATGCCTAATTTTCGAGGTACGCGTTTTCAAAATGCGACAGAAACGCTTATTTGGGCAAAAAAATATGAGCACCAAAAAAAATATACTTTTAACTATCAGGGAATGAAAAATTTCAATGAAGAGAAACAAATGCCTAATGTATGGCATATTCCTCTATGTACTGGTGCAGAGCGGATTAAAATCAATGGGAAAAAAGCCCACTCTACCCAAAAACCAGAAGCCCTACTTTACCGTGTAATTCTCTCATCCAGTAACCCTGATGATATTATTTTAGATCCTTTTTTTGGCTCAGGAACTACGGGAGCGGTAGCTAGAAAACTACAGCGTCACTATATTGGCATCGAACTGGAAGCTGATTACATAGAAATTGCTCAAAATAGAATAAGCAGGATTTCTGAATCCTTACTCTCCGATTCTGTACTAATAACGCCATCAAAAAGAACTGCTCCACGGATAAGTATTGCTCAACTCATAGAGGCTCAATATTTACAGATTGGCCAAGTCTTATTTTCTAAAAATCGCCAAATTAAAGCTACTATTAAAGCAGACTCTCATCTGTTATGGGGAGAAATATCTGGATCTATTCATCAAATTGCGGCAGTAGCACAAGGACAAACTGCCTTTAACGGCTGGGATTACTGGTACTATGAAGATACTCATCATAAATTAATCAGCGTTGATCTCTTACGGGAAAAATATCGAAAAGCACAAGGATTATTATGA
- a CDS encoding carboxymuconolactone decarboxylase family protein, translating into MLIKRANYYQHNLKAIQALFTADQHIKFIDKKLRALVELRISQINGCAYCVDKHAQQAREAGENQQRLDCLPVWRESHFFTKAECVALSWAESVTYIATTRAPDEIYQELQQHFSEQEIVDLTLIVSMMNMWNRIAISLQRLPELKPE; encoded by the coding sequence ATGCTTATTAAACGTGCTAATTATTACCAACACAATCTAAAAGCAATTCAAGCACTATTTACTGCTGATCAGCATATTAAATTTATTGATAAAAAACTTCGAGCACTAGTAGAGCTTAGAATCTCTCAAATTAATGGTTGTGCTTACTGTGTTGATAAGCACGCTCAACAGGCTCGAGAAGCCGGAGAGAATCAACAGAGATTGGATTGTCTACCCGTGTGGCGAGAATCTCATTTTTTCACTAAAGCGGAATGTGTAGCATTATCTTGGGCAGAGTCTGTAACTTATATTGCGACCACTCGAGCACCTGATGAAATATATCAAGAATTACAGCAACATTTTTCTGAACAAGAGATCGTAGATTTAACTTTAATTGTTTCTATGATGAATATGTGGAACCGAATTGCTATTAGTCTACAGCGATTACCTGAATTAAAACCTGAATAG
- a CDS encoding cupin domain-containing protein: protein MKKVFTTLAVFGFIITANADEVKVNKKTLTINKLLTSTLAGSTINGKEAQATMLELTYAPGGSTLPHHHAGSGLIYVIEGDYKSKISNQPLKTYHQGEAFFEPAGTIHEVSANASTEKPVKFLVIFFTEKDKIPLTTMEE from the coding sequence GTGAAAAAAGTATTTACCACATTGGCAGTCTTTGGTTTTATCATAACGGCCAATGCTGATGAGGTTAAAGTTAATAAAAAAACTTTGACTATTAACAAGTTACTCACCTCAACTCTGGCTGGCAGTACAATTAATGGAAAAGAAGCTCAAGCGACCATGTTAGAGCTCACTTATGCCCCAGGGGGTAGCACCCTACCCCATCATCATGCGGGCTCAGGATTAATTTATGTGATAGAGGGTGATTATAAATCTAAAATATCGAACCAACCCTTAAAAACTTATCATCAAGGAGAAGCTTTTTTTGAGCCAGCTGGTACTATTCATGAGGTTTCTGCCAATGCTAGTACTGAAAAACCAGTGAAATTTTTAGTCATCTTTTTTACAGAGAAAGATAAAATACCACTGACTACAATGGAAGAATAA
- a CDS encoding dihydroorotate dehydrogenase electron transfer subunit — protein sequence MSLKSHRNTILVEEAKILAHDTYKSDQYVLWVSAPEIAALATPGSFAHIQCDSSLPMRRPISIMRADPKQGWLEFFYKAVGTGTQLLAKKAVGETISLMGPIGQPFQLDSKYPRPLLLGGGVGIPPMIFLADLLRHNIYYKPLVLMGSEIPFPFQQKPSQYIVSGLPSEVIGAMPLLENWKVPNRLASFQGYPGCYEGYVTDLARFWLTSLSAPQRQEVALYACGPHPMLAATAKLANEFNLPCQVSLEEFMACGVGGCAGCTVKVHTEQGPAMKRVCVDGPVFDARFVFT from the coding sequence ATGAGTCTAAAATCCCATCGGAATACTATCTTAGTAGAAGAAGCTAAGATCCTAGCTCATGATACTTATAAGAGCGATCAATATGTACTTTGGGTATCTGCACCAGAAATTGCTGCTCTTGCCACACCAGGTAGTTTTGCACACATTCAATGCGATTCTAGTTTACCTATGCGTCGCCCTATTTCAATTATGCGTGCTGATCCTAAGCAAGGCTGGTTAGAATTTTTCTATAAGGCAGTAGGTACAGGCACTCAGTTATTAGCTAAAAAGGCAGTAGGAGAAACTATTAGTCTTATGGGTCCTATCGGGCAGCCTTTTCAGCTTGATTCTAAATATCCTCGCCCTTTACTTCTTGGTGGAGGTGTAGGAATACCTCCTATGATATTCCTAGCTGATCTCCTTCGCCATAATATCTATTACAAACCTCTTGTACTCATGGGATCAGAAATTCCCTTCCCCTTCCAGCAAAAACCTTCTCAATATATAGTTTCTGGTTTACCTAGCGAGGTCATTGGGGCTATGCCTTTACTAGAGAACTGGAAAGTCCCAAATCGGCTTGCAAGTTTTCAGGGATATCCGGGTTGTTATGAAGGTTATGTCACAGATCTAGCTCGATTTTGGCTAACATCCCTTTCCGCTCCTCAAAGACAGGAAGTTGCTCTTTATGCTTGTGGTCCTCACCCTATGCTAGCAGCCACTGCAAAGCTTGCTAATGAATTTAATCTCCCTTGTCAGGTATCTTTAGAAGAGTTTATGGCTTGCGGGGTAGGTGGCTGTGCTGGTTGTACTGTGAAAGTGCATACAGAACAGGGACCTGCCATGAAACGAGTATGCGTTGATGGTCCTGTCTTTGATGCAAGATTCGTATTTACCTAA
- a CDS encoding amidohydrolase family protein — MGIAIIGGRLIDPFNQIDALQDIYITDGKIAAIGIAPEYFPIEQTINAEDRVVCPSFVDLRAKLWESYPIQVIQTEILAAARGGITTICCTPDIKQSDTPLSSQVLHEFSPIQIIPLGILTQRFKGLQLTEMAELSKLGYGGVTNGLVPIENTQLLNNALSYAATLGLKVFLYPRDAWLGIDGYCHEGVVSARLGLKGIPETAETITLARDLQLIEQTGVQAHFCNLSTKKSVQMIKQAQIKGLPVTADVTAYHLHLTEHDIGEFDSQCHTIPPLRSPLDRDGLQQGLQEGILSGICSDHQPCSIDAKLGPFARTKPGISGLETLLPLCLRLVQEDILTLNEVIAYLTYRPAQILGIDTGHLACGQPANICIFDPDYQWVLNPAEMVSYGKNTPFSGWKFQGIVTHTLVAGKVIYKATRP; from the coding sequence ATGGGTATTGCAATTATAGGGGGGCGACTAATTGATCCTTTTAATCAGATAGATGCACTCCAAGATATTTACATTACTGACGGCAAGATAGCGGCAATTGGCATTGCACCTGAATACTTTCCTATAGAACAAACAATTAATGCCGAAGATAGAGTTGTATGTCCTAGTTTTGTTGATCTTAGAGCAAAACTGTGGGAATCATATCCGATACAAGTGATTCAAACAGAGATATTAGCAGCAGCTAGAGGGGGAATAACGACAATATGCTGTACCCCTGATATTAAACAAAGCGATACCCCTTTATCTTCCCAAGTTTTACATGAATTTAGCCCAATTCAAATTATTCCTCTTGGAATTCTTACCCAAAGGTTTAAAGGATTACAACTAACAGAAATGGCTGAACTTAGTAAGTTAGGTTATGGTGGTGTTACTAATGGACTAGTACCTATTGAAAATACCCAGCTATTGAATAATGCATTATCCTACGCAGCTACTCTAGGATTAAAAGTGTTTTTATACCCTAGAGATGCTTGGTTAGGTATTGATGGTTATTGTCATGAAGGAGTGGTAAGTGCAAGGTTAGGTCTTAAAGGAATTCCAGAAACTGCCGAAACTATTACTTTAGCTAGAGACCTACAACTTATTGAACAAACTGGCGTTCAAGCTCATTTTTGTAATCTCTCTACTAAAAAATCTGTGCAGATGATTAAGCAAGCTCAAATAAAAGGATTGCCAGTAACAGCAGATGTAACAGCCTATCATCTTCATTTAACAGAGCACGATATAGGTGAATTTGATAGTCAATGCCATACTATACCACCTTTACGATCTCCGCTAGATCGGGATGGGTTACAGCAAGGATTACAGGAGGGTATACTTAGTGGGATTTGTTCTGATCATCAACCTTGCAGCATAGATGCAAAGCTTGGTCCATTTGCTAGGACTAAACCAGGTATCTCTGGATTGGAAACCCTACTTCCTCTGTGTCTTAGGCTAGTGCAGGAAGATATTCTCACATTAAATGAAGTAATTGCCTACTTAACCTATCGCCCAGCACAAATTCTTGGTATTGATACTGGTCATTTAGCTTGTGGTCAACCGGCTAATATATGCATCTTTGATCCAGATTATCAATGGGTGCTTAATCCAGCAGAAATGGTGAGTTATGGGAAAAATACACCATTTAGTGGATGGAAATTTCAAGGAATCGTCACTCATACCCTAGTAGCAGGTAAGGTAATTTATAAGGCAACACGACCATGA
- a CDS encoding aspartate carbamoyltransferase catalytic subunit, with translation MNSIQINSGGKLRHFLTIQGLNKDIILQILDTADHFTSTLQNNSKTPLLEGKTIINLFFENSTRTLSTFELAAKCLSADVINFNIRTSSTQKGESLLDTLSSLNAMRCNMFIVRHPDSGAAYFLAYHAPRHVNVINAGDGCHAHPSQAMLDMFTIRRYKTDFSDLIVAIVGDILHSRVARSEIQALKILGVREIRVIGPRTLLPQSMDALGINIFYDMESGLRDVDVVIMLRLQQERMQSALLPSLQEYFRLYGLTEEKLAVAKPDVIVMHPGPINRGVEIESTIADGPRSVILEQVSHGIPIRMAIIAMTQG, from the coding sequence ATGAATAGTATTCAGATAAATAGTGGAGGAAAATTACGCCATTTTTTAACTATTCAAGGGTTAAATAAAGATATTATATTGCAAATCCTTGATACTGCTGACCATTTTACAAGCACGTTACAAAACAACAGTAAAACCCCCCTACTCGAGGGTAAAACAATAATTAATCTGTTTTTTGAAAATAGTACACGTACTTTGAGTACATTTGAGCTAGCAGCCAAATGTTTATCTGCAGACGTTATTAACTTTAATATCCGCACTTCATCTACTCAGAAAGGAGAAAGCTTATTAGATACCCTATCTAGCCTCAATGCGATGCGTTGCAATATGTTTATTGTACGGCACCCGGATAGTGGAGCTGCTTACTTTCTTGCTTATCATGCACCCCGACATGTAAATGTTATTAATGCTGGAGATGGATGTCATGCCCATCCCTCTCAAGCGATGTTAGATATGTTTACTATTCGTCGTTATAAAACTGATTTTTCCGATCTTATAGTCGCTATTGTTGGAGATATTCTCCACTCTCGGGTAGCACGTTCAGAAATTCAAGCACTTAAAATTTTAGGAGTCCGAGAAATTAGAGTAATTGGGCCACGTACTCTTTTACCTCAGAGTATGGATGCTTTGGGAATTAATATCTTTTATGATATGGAATCAGGCTTAAGAGATGTAGATGTAGTTATCATGCTACGTCTTCAACAAGAGCGAATGCAAAGTGCATTACTGCCAAGCTTGCAAGAATATTTCCGACTCTATGGATTAACAGAGGAAAAACTTGCTGTTGCAAAACCAGATGTAATTGTAATGCATCCAGGTCCTATTAATCGTGGTGTGGAAATCGAATCTACGATTGCAGATGGACCTAGATCAGTAATACTAGAACAAGTAAGCCATGGTATCCCTATACGAATGGCAATTATTGCGATGACACAAGGCTAA